From Candidatus Zixiibacteriota bacterium, one genomic window encodes:
- a CDS encoding aminotransferase class I/II-fold pyridoxal phosphate-dependent enzyme — protein sequence MTTLQRDSLNTLDEIIELMVRKTKTTTDMIWPFADSTDVLTGLLSLYYKPGARMVAAGHVDPAVEIAADRAEVQLHETIGISPFSGDIESALDAVSSPTDMIFIANPNRITGANFSLAEVKYLAEAIPEGVLIIDEYYHDHFGISGAKLLESFSNIVILRSFAASFGIRSSDAGFIMAAPETISRINNSLPQSRVSTIIRKTIRATLVNDVALQNHLHEIHDEGLRLAKELSQIGVQCRLTATDFVLLRVKDPAGVGNSLARGRVTIENLDGYHSLNNYVKYQIQSPISNDAIISAFKRMPTELYRMKSLDRRAVKMRHDHHAPSLSENRLRTTADRTPGLSQEAPELSSDRKVALASKQPIKERL from the coding sequence ATGACAACCCTGCAAAGAGACAGTTTGAACACCCTCGACGAGATCATCGAACTGATGGTACGCAAGACAAAGACCACGACTGATATGATTTGGCCGTTTGCCGACTCGACCGACGTTCTGACCGGATTGCTGAGCCTTTATTACAAACCTGGCGCCAGAATGGTCGCCGCCGGACATGTTGATCCAGCGGTGGAAATTGCAGCCGACCGAGCTGAAGTCCAGCTGCATGAAACGATCGGCATCTCCCCCTTCAGCGGCGACATCGAATCAGCACTGGATGCTGTCTCATCTCCCACAGACATGATCTTCATTGCCAATCCGAACCGGATCACCGGTGCCAATTTCTCGCTGGCAGAAGTAAAATATCTGGCCGAGGCAATCCCTGAGGGAGTGCTGATTATAGACGAGTACTACCATGACCATTTTGGTATCTCCGGTGCAAAACTGCTGGAATCGTTCTCTAACATAGTGATTCTGCGATCATTCGCAGCCTCCTTTGGTATTCGGTCATCTGATGCTGGTTTCATCATGGCCGCCCCTGAAACGATTAGCCGCATCAACAACTCCCTGCCGCAGTCAAGGGTCTCGACTATCATTCGCAAGACCATTCGGGCCACGCTGGTAAACGATGTGGCCCTCCAGAACCATCTCCATGAAATCCACGATGAGGGTCTACGCCTCGCTAAGGAACTGAGCCAAATCGGAGTCCAATGTCGTTTGACGGCGACCGATTTTGTCCTGCTGCGCGTCAAGGATCCGGCTGGTGTGGGCAACAGTCTGGCCCGGGGCAGAGTGACCATTGAAAACCTGGACGGATACCACAGTCTGAATAACTACGTCAAGTACCAGATCCAATCGCCGATATCGAATGATGCCATAATTAGCGCCTTCAAGAGAATGCCGACGGAACTGTATCGCATGAAATCTCTCGACCGGAGAGCCGTCAAAATGCGCCATGATCACCACGCCCCTTCACTGTCAGAAAATCGACTTCGAACGACTGCAGATCGCACCCCAGGGTTGAGTCAGGAAGCCCCTGAATTGTCATCGGATCGGAAAGTAGCTCTCGCGTCCAAACAGCCGATCAAAGAACGCCTATAG
- a CDS encoding outer membrane protein transport protein codes for MIREILSCTVITEIRMGLVRFSAAVLVILVVLAPGLYAGGFENSGVGTKARGMGGAFRAIADDWSAAYYNPAGYANALDNQLGANIAFVHHRDEIIPDYRWNGEWETGMFNDRTNYNTHEILSSPAAGFMVRLPVWGETVFGLSAYQPFDRNVSWEMFQMLPTYNSKTSLPSDQYQVNLDVVAFQLTAAREFMEDKLSLGVGLQLLRADLIYKNIYFRDNPLALIDSVSYDIFRDRPFRRLPQWSSNNGSGYGFGLRMGMMWKASEKADIGATIALPFSVTITGNAENYFYTSDRPTIWPTLPDGYQTTLKYLFLAGQTVRHQANFETKLDLPPSLGLGFAYRATEKLTVAVDVEYTLWSGYEGLEFKYSDHELPFGAASDTATVAPDFFTSDLSAPVEWENAGKLMLGTMYDYADYLTLLGGISFEQSPARNSDQMVTPQFIDASNKMGLNFGFIAHIDRWDVALTTSYQSQSSLSVDGFGDTEIGETVQAFPGDYEASTYETILSFNYRF; via the coding sequence ATGATAAGAGAAATCTTGAGTTGTACTGTTATTACGGAGATCAGGATGGGATTAGTCAGATTTTCTGCTGCAGTATTGGTAATCCTCGTAGTTCTCGCTCCCGGTCTTTATGCCGGTGGGTTTGAGAATTCCGGAGTGGGTACCAAGGCACGAGGAATGGGAGGTGCATTCCGGGCAATTGCCGATGACTGGTCGGCTGCTTATTACAATCCCGCCGGTTATGCGAATGCTCTCGATAACCAGTTGGGTGCCAATATCGCCTTCGTTCACCATCGGGATGAGATCATTCCGGATTATCGTTGGAACGGAGAGTGGGAGACCGGGATGTTCAATGATCGGACCAACTATAACACCCACGAAATACTCTCAAGTCCAGCGGCAGGCTTTATGGTGAGGCTACCTGTTTGGGGTGAGACGGTTTTTGGTCTGAGCGCTTATCAACCGTTTGATCGTAACGTTTCATGGGAGATGTTCCAGATGCTCCCGACCTATAACAGCAAGACCTCTTTACCGAGTGATCAATATCAGGTCAATCTTGACGTTGTGGCTTTTCAGTTAACCGCAGCGAGGGAGTTCATGGAAGACAAATTGTCTCTCGGAGTAGGATTGCAGCTGTTGCGGGCCGACCTGATCTATAAGAATATCTACTTCCGGGATAATCCTTTAGCGCTTATTGATTCTGTCTCCTATGACATATTCAGAGATCGTCCATTTCGTCGGCTTCCTCAGTGGAGTAGCAATAACGGCTCAGGTTATGGCTTTGGTCTGCGCATGGGGATGATGTGGAAGGCAAGTGAGAAGGCCGATATCGGTGCTACTATTGCTTTGCCATTCTCCGTTACGATAACCGGCAACGCTGAGAATTATTTTTATACGTCCGACCGACCCACGATATGGCCCACACTGCCGGATGGTTATCAGACGACTCTCAAATACTTATTCCTGGCCGGACAAACAGTTCGACACCAGGCTAATTTTGAGACCAAGCTTGATCTACCTCCGTCTCTGGGGTTGGGATTTGCTTATCGAGCTACAGAGAAACTAACCGTTGCAGTTGATGTTGAGTACACGCTCTGGTCCGGCTATGAGGGCTTGGAGTTCAAATACTCTGATCATGAATTACCTTTCGGTGCAGCCAGTGATACGGCCACTGTAGCGCCTGACTTCTTTACGTCCGATTTGTCTGCTCCGGTGGAGTGGGAAAATGCAGGTAAGTTAATGTTGGGTACGATGTACGACTATGCTGACTACCTCACCTTGCTTGGCGGCATTTCCTTCGAGCAGTCGCCGGCACGCAATTCGGATCAGATGGTTACCCCACAGTTTATTGACGCCAGCAACAAAATGGGACTCAACTTTGGTTTCATTGCCCATATTGACCGTTGGGATGTGGCCTTGACAACGAGCTATCAGTCGCAGTCAAGTCTGTCGGTGGATGGTTTTGGGGATACCGAGATCGGGGAGACGGTGCAAGCTTTCCCTGGTGATTACGAGGCCAGCACCTATGAAACTATACTCTCATTTAATTACCGATTCTAA
- the bshB1 gene encoding bacillithiol biosynthesis deacetylase BshB1, which yields MNEQTYDLLAIGAHPDDVEVGAGGVLIDAAGRGYRCGIVVMTQGEMATGGTPEMRSDEIRAAAKIMGVDVIETWDWGDTRLADNIDKRVALAEVIRRTRPRIILAPYPRIGHGRRQSHPDHVAAGVIAVNAAHLASLTKADLPGSAHLVQRLFHYFLPPGVAPDVVVDITSHYERWIEALSAHKSQFLNPGKSKDYLEHLSAMARSFGLQSRCKYGQGFCTAEPITVNDIMALTVEEA from the coding sequence ATGAACGAACAAACTTATGATCTGCTGGCCATAGGGGCGCATCCCGACGATGTCGAGGTGGGTGCTGGGGGAGTATTGATTGATGCCGCTGGCCGTGGTTACCGGTGTGGCATTGTCGTTATGACTCAGGGAGAGATGGCTACCGGCGGCACTCCGGAGATGCGGTCCGATGAGATCCGTGCTGCGGCAAAGATCATGGGTGTCGATGTGATTGAGACCTGGGACTGGGGGGATACTCGACTTGCTGACAACATCGACAAACGTGTTGCTTTGGCGGAAGTGATACGACGTACCCGGCCACGAATCATCCTGGCCCCGTACCCTCGCATCGGTCACGGTCGCCGTCAGTCGCACCCCGATCATGTGGCAGCTGGAGTGATAGCTGTCAATGCCGCGCATCTGGCGTCACTGACCAAAGCTGACTTGCCCGGTTCTGCGCATTTGGTTCAGCGCTTGTTTCACTATTTCCTTCCTCCGGGGGTGGCACCTGATGTTGTGGTGGACATCACTTCTCACTATGAACGCTGGATAGAGGCTCTGTCTGCCCACAAATCACAGTTTCTCAATCCCGGTAAGTCTAAAGACTATCTCGAACACCTTTCCGCTATGGCGCGATCGTTCGGTCTTCAGTCTCGGTGCAAGTATGGTCAGGGATTCTGTACTGCCGAGCCGATCACGGTCAATGACATTATGGCCCTGACGGTTGAAGAAGCCTGA
- a CDS encoding tetratricopeptide repeat protein: protein MKISSKLVLLIGIVFTLGLNVSADQTPKAIDKPPDLQTASNADLIRLARQMIRAKDFFRAAGLLESVYERQPDNSTVTNLLRQCYDKQGQFAKSELLIRRLLETSTANFTLHLFLAENLAVQNDTAGAHVAYQQVIDLLADQDPSRYVTTVRSMERYGFATNALDLILTAREQATNPTLMALDAGKILEGLTRYGESSEEYFVALDDSSKIAVEAENRLLNLLSFVGVGSEIETALLRKDGTTLQARAARLLSTHCLKTDRFEEAFRYARLQDSLEENKGHALLRYIRVCQERQLYAEVVKASEEVLSIYGDQSVFEETYFIYADALLHMGLYDRAITVYDTIVAHFPREQDKALACYYVGDIYLNYLNDYQAALAIFDSVSANYRSGNGYMKALLTAPHCLLRQGDLDAAFSKFSSLARRTFNDDIMEAIHFHMGLVQFLQLSFDSSRVTFNRLLVDFPRGFYVNDALSLMLLIDEAKDSPNLLKQYSRFLMFDLQQRPDSGMIMLEELATASDPTLADIALYKLSQISLDQPDSAAAISYVDRLTEQFPESYYLPYGLKIKADILLEKIDSLEAGKEIYRHLLEKYPNYPFISDVRKRLRELEEDTQTS from the coding sequence ATGAAAATATCAAGCAAGCTTGTTTTATTAATCGGCATTGTGTTCACCCTGGGTCTTAATGTAAGTGCAGACCAAACTCCGAAGGCCATAGACAAACCGCCTGATCTCCAGACTGCCAGCAACGCCGATCTTATCAGGCTGGCTCGTCAGATGATAAGGGCAAAAGATTTCTTCCGCGCGGCAGGACTGCTCGAATCAGTCTACGAACGCCAGCCGGACAACTCAACCGTGACCAACCTCCTGCGACAGTGCTACGACAAGCAGGGACAGTTCGCCAAATCTGAACTGCTGATTCGTCGTCTCCTGGAAACATCGACTGCCAATTTCACTCTGCATCTGTTTCTGGCCGAGAATCTGGCTGTTCAAAATGATACTGCCGGAGCACATGTAGCCTACCAACAAGTAATCGATCTGCTTGCTGATCAGGACCCCTCACGATATGTTACGACTGTTCGAAGTATGGAGCGTTACGGCTTCGCTACCAACGCCCTGGATCTGATCCTTACTGCCAGAGAACAAGCGACCAATCCGACCCTGATGGCACTTGATGCCGGAAAAATCCTGGAGGGTCTGACGCGCTATGGGGAGTCATCCGAAGAGTACTTCGTCGCACTCGACGACTCTTCCAAAATCGCAGTCGAAGCCGAGAATCGCCTGCTGAACCTGTTGTCTTTCGTCGGTGTCGGAAGTGAAATTGAAACAGCACTCCTACGAAAGGACGGGACAACACTTCAGGCTCGTGCCGCAAGGTTGCTTTCAACTCATTGCCTTAAGACAGACCGGTTCGAAGAAGCTTTCCGCTATGCTCGCTTGCAGGATTCACTGGAGGAAAATAAAGGTCACGCTTTGCTACGATATATCAGAGTATGCCAGGAACGACAGTTATACGCTGAGGTTGTAAAGGCCTCCGAGGAAGTCCTGTCAATATACGGCGATCAGTCGGTATTCGAGGAAACATATTTCATTTATGCTGACGCCCTCCTTCATATGGGTCTATACGACCGCGCAATAACTGTCTATGACACTATCGTAGCCCATTTCCCACGCGAGCAGGACAAAGCTCTGGCTTGCTACTACGTTGGTGATATCTATCTCAACTACCTCAACGACTACCAAGCCGCACTGGCTATATTTGATTCCGTTTCGGCCAACTACCGATCCGGAAACGGATATATGAAAGCTCTACTGACCGCACCACATTGTCTGTTGCGACAGGGGGATCTCGACGCGGCTTTCTCGAAATTCAGTTCCCTGGCCCGACGTACTTTCAACGACGACATAATGGAAGCTATTCATTTCCACATGGGGTTAGTCCAGTTTCTTCAGCTGTCATTCGATTCATCGCGGGTGACATTCAATCGCCTGCTAGTGGATTTCCCACGCGGATTTTATGTCAACGATGCCCTCAGCCTGATGCTCCTGATTGATGAAGCCAAGGATTCACCCAATCTGCTGAAGCAGTATTCTCGATTCCTGATGTTCGACTTGCAACAACGCCCCGACTCAGGCATGATTATGCTGGAAGAATTGGCCACTGCATCTGACCCAACTTTGGCCGACATCGCCCTGTACAAACTGTCGCAAATCAGCCTTGACCAACCGGATTCGGCGGCGGCGATTAGCTACGTTGATCGCCTGACGGAGCAGTTTCCCGAATCATACTATCTCCCTTATGGCCTTAAGATAAAAGCGGACATACTGCTGGAGAAAATTGATTCGCTGGAAGCCGGCAAGGAGATATATCGGCATCTTCTTGAAAAATACCCGAACTACCCCTTCATCTCCGATGTCCGCAAACGCCTCCGCGAACTGGAAGAAGACACCCAGACGAGCTAG
- a CDS encoding DUF4159 domain-containing protein, whose protein sequence is MPADPSAVSVARLHYSGGGDWYWGSSAIPNFLHFVATNTDFPVDTIERVVTIDDADLFRYPFLFATGHGLIRFSADEKDRLRRYLAGGGFLFVNDSYGMERTFLEEVAKLYPERELVELPLDHPIYHCFYDFPNGPPKIHEHDKQAPRGYGILLNGRVVLYFLVESDIGDGWEDPQVHNDPPELREAALRMGVNILTYALLN, encoded by the coding sequence ATGCCTGCTGATCCCTCAGCTGTCAGTGTTGCTCGTTTGCATTATTCGGGTGGCGGAGACTGGTATTGGGGTAGCTCGGCGATACCAAACTTCCTGCATTTCGTAGCCACCAATACGGATTTCCCGGTGGATACAATTGAACGCGTGGTTACGATTGATGATGCCGACCTGTTTCGCTATCCGTTCTTGTTTGCAACCGGTCACGGCCTGATACGTTTCTCCGCTGATGAGAAAGATCGTCTACGTCGCTATCTCGCCGGAGGGGGATTTCTCTTTGTTAATGATTCTTATGGTATGGAGCGGACCTTTCTGGAAGAAGTAGCCAAACTGTATCCCGAACGGGAGCTGGTGGAGCTACCTCTCGACCATCCCATATATCATTGCTTCTATGATTTTCCAAACGGACCGCCCAAGATTCACGAGCATGACAAACAAGCTCCGCGCGGCTACGGCATTCTGCTCAACGGACGAGTAGTACTGTATTTCCTCGTGGAGTCCGACATCGGTGATGGTTGGGAAGATCCACAGGTACATAATGACCCTCCGGAGTTGCGTGAGGCCGCACTACGAATGGGAGTAAACATACTGACCTATGCTTTGTTGAATTAG
- the secF gene encoding protein translocase subunit SecF, producing the protein MFRIIPETNINFIGVRKIAFVISLALIAVGMFALVTVWTGSANLGIDFSGGMMAYIAFEQPVSIEEMRAVLTTDFPEAQITELKGFEKPNAFIIKTKSPKSEGEGQSHLDTIEGMLSERFAGNPFEVISEHIIGPAVGETLRKDAQKAVLFSLLGIILYIWIRFDFRSGIAATIATFHDVLAVLGIMLLLGYEFDLLLVTALLTLAGYSLTDTVVVFDRIRENLKKWRAKGEFATAVNRSINEVLSRTFNTSITVLFVVVSLFFLGGEVLRTFALALTLGVIVGTYSSIFVASPIVVEWEARRPQRFK; encoded by the coding sequence ATGTTTAGAATAATACCAGAGACCAATATCAACTTTATCGGTGTCCGTAAGATCGCTTTCGTGATTTCACTGGCGCTGATCGCCGTGGGCATGTTCGCACTGGTAACGGTGTGGACCGGAAGTGCCAATCTCGGCATCGACTTCTCCGGGGGCATGATGGCCTACATTGCCTTTGAGCAACCGGTGAGTATCGAAGAAATGCGAGCTGTTCTGACCACTGATTTCCCGGAGGCCCAGATTACCGAGTTAAAAGGCTTCGAGAAACCCAACGCCTTCATTATCAAGACCAAAAGTCCCAAATCTGAAGGGGAAGGGCAATCACATTTGGATACCATCGAAGGAATGCTATCCGAGCGTTTCGCCGGAAACCCTTTCGAAGTGATTTCGGAGCATATCATTGGACCAGCCGTAGGTGAAACACTTAGAAAAGACGCCCAGAAGGCAGTGCTATTTTCGCTGCTGGGCATTATCCTCTACATCTGGATCAGGTTTGACTTCCGCTCCGGTATTGCCGCTACCATCGCGACTTTTCACGATGTACTGGCAGTATTGGGGATCATGCTGCTTCTGGGATACGAGTTTGACCTTCTCCTGGTCACAGCGCTTTTAACCCTGGCCGGTTACTCGCTGACCGACACAGTTGTGGTTTTCGATAGAATTCGCGAGAACCTCAAAAAGTGGCGCGCCAAAGGCGAATTTGCTACGGCCGTCAACCGCTCTATCAACGAAGTACTGTCACGTACCTTCAACACCTCCATTACGGTGTTGTTTGTGGTCGTGTCGCTGTTCTTCCTCGGTGGCGAAGTGCTGAGAACGTTCGCCCTGGCGCTGACGCTGGGTGTTATCGTTGGAACGTACTCTTCGATCTTTGTGGCCAGCCCAATTGTGGTCGAGTGGGAAGCTCGCAGACCACAGCGATTCAAGTAG